In Thiohalobacter sp., the following are encoded in one genomic region:
- a CDS encoding flagellar hook-length control protein FliK encodes MGEDPPVADGKPLPELLTLLLAVPPQQEPVPLNREQPGATVAATAGEALEQRLAALLRRFDREAGPSGLRGRVGEIVSELAAEAGKGGDAVTIAVRQAVASLQQVLPRAGEFRPAAERLMVRMEQLLQTRASLQPTALAPADTPDVAASLPATAAPMTAPAAQAPQAAPAATATALPSTQVTVPFQQSGWDQAVGERVLWMVNRNLQGAEIRLNPPHLGPIEVRVQMHQDQAQVNFTAQHAVVREALEAALPRLRDMFQSQGVALVNVDVSDRSLAEQRERADAEGQAARGAVAGIDDELPEDEAASLAMIRTLPPDRAIDLFV; translated from the coding sequence ATGGGCGAGGACCCGCCGGTTGCCGACGGCAAGCCCTTGCCGGAACTGCTGACCCTGCTTCTGGCCGTGCCGCCGCAGCAGGAACCCGTGCCCCTGAACAGGGAGCAGCCCGGAGCGACCGTGGCCGCGACGGCAGGCGAGGCCCTGGAGCAGCGACTGGCGGCGCTGCTGCGCCGGTTCGATCGCGAGGCGGGGCCGTCCGGGCTGCGTGGACGGGTCGGCGAGATCGTTTCCGAGTTGGCCGCCGAGGCTGGCAAGGGCGGGGATGCAGTGACCATCGCCGTGCGGCAGGCGGTGGCCTCGCTGCAGCAGGTCCTGCCCCGAGCGGGCGAGTTCCGGCCGGCTGCGGAGCGCCTGATGGTGCGCATGGAGCAGTTGCTGCAGACCCGTGCCAGCCTGCAGCCCACCGCCCTTGCACCGGCCGATACGCCGGATGTCGCGGCCAGCCTGCCGGCCACCGCGGCCCCGATGACCGCCCCGGCAGCCCAGGCCCCCCAGGCCGCTCCGGCAGCGACCGCGACGGCCCTGCCGAGCACCCAGGTCACGGTGCCCTTCCAGCAGAGCGGCTGGGACCAGGCCGTCGGCGAGCGTGTGCTGTGGATGGTGAACCGGAACCTCCAGGGGGCCGAGATCCGGCTGAACCCGCCGCATTTGGGTCCCATCGAGGTACGGGTGCAGATGCACCAGGATCAGGCCCAGGTGAACTTCACTGCCCAGCATGCCGTGGTCCGCGAGGCGCTGGAAGCGGCCCTGCCGAGGCTGCGCGACATGTTCCAGAGTCAGGGCGTGGCACTGGTGAACGTGGACGTCTCGGATCGTTCGCTGGCCGAGCAGCGCGAACGCGCCGATGCTGAAGGCCAGGCTGCGCGGGGTGCCGTGGCCGGAATCGACGACGAGCTGCCGGAGGACGAGGCGGCGTCGCTGGCCATGATCCGCACCCTGCCGCCGGATCGGGCCATCGACCTGTTCGTGTGA
- the fliJ gene encoding flagellar export protein FliJ: MSRSKRMKPVKQVAEHREQDAARALGRELDRLATERGKLDQLIAYRDEYARSFEARGGNGVHARELQNFHAFLGRLNAAIEQQQKSVAEAEQACEARRRQWLQRRSRSEALGKVMARYQREEARDRDRREQADSDERALQSHRRRRDDS; the protein is encoded by the coding sequence ATGAGTCGTTCCAAGCGCATGAAGCCGGTCAAGCAGGTCGCCGAGCATCGGGAGCAGGATGCCGCGCGCGCGCTCGGACGCGAGCTGGATCGGCTGGCCACCGAGCGTGGCAAGCTCGACCAGTTGATCGCCTATCGCGACGAGTATGCCCGCAGCTTCGAGGCCCGCGGCGGCAACGGTGTGCACGCCCGCGAGTTGCAGAACTTCCATGCCTTCCTGGGCCGGCTCAACGCGGCCATCGAGCAGCAGCAAAAGTCGGTTGCCGAGGCCGAGCAGGCCTGCGAGGCCCGGCGCCGGCAGTGGCTGCAGCGGCGCTCGCGCTCGGAGGCCCTGGGCAAGGTCATGGCACGCTATCAACGCGAAGAGGCACGTGACCGCGATCGGCGCGAACAGGCCGACAGCGACGAGCGCGCCCTTCAGTCCCATCGCCGGCGCCGGGACGACAGCTGA
- the fliI gene encoding flagellar protein export ATPase FliI produces MSQAGLRLPEADRNARWRQRLQPYLQRAQEPLPLVVEGRLTRMVGLTLEAEGCQAAIGSRCEVVNPDNSRIEAEVVGFSGDRLYLMPTGDLRGLAPSARVIPTRRACEAPVGDMLLGRVIDGAGRPLDGKGPLRTTERVPLSGRQINPMARRPIREPLDVGVRAINALLSVGRGQRMGLFAGSGVGKSVLLSMMTRFTNADVIVVGLVGERGREVVEFVQNNLGEEGLARSVVVATPADTSPLMRLHGAQMATAIAEHFRDRGLQVLLLMDSLTRYAQAQREIALAIGEPPATKGYPPSVFARLPQLVERAGNGDVGGGSITAFYTVLAEGDDQNDPIADAARAILDGHIVLSRRLAESGHYPAIDIEASISRAMTEITDPRHLAAARRFRELYATYERHRDLISVGAYQAGSDPRVDEAIRFHPALMDFLAQDMHEQVPLVESLDDLERLLGNAMQPGGEA; encoded by the coding sequence GTGAGCCAGGCCGGCCTGCGACTGCCCGAAGCCGATCGCAATGCCCGCTGGCGCCAGCGACTGCAACCCTACCTGCAGCGCGCGCAGGAACCCCTCCCGCTGGTGGTCGAGGGACGGCTCACGCGCATGGTGGGCCTGACCCTGGAAGCGGAGGGTTGCCAGGCCGCGATCGGCAGCCGCTGCGAGGTGGTCAATCCTGACAACAGTCGCATCGAGGCCGAGGTGGTGGGTTTTTCCGGGGACCGCCTGTACCTGATGCCGACCGGCGACCTGCGTGGCCTGGCCCCCAGCGCCCGTGTCATTCCCACTCGCCGCGCCTGCGAGGCGCCGGTGGGTGACATGCTGCTGGGCCGTGTCATCGACGGCGCTGGCCGGCCGCTGGACGGCAAGGGACCGCTGCGGACCACGGAGCGCGTTCCGCTGTCGGGTCGGCAGATCAATCCCATGGCCCGGCGGCCGATTCGGGAGCCGCTGGATGTCGGCGTGCGCGCCATCAACGCCCTGCTCAGTGTCGGCCGCGGCCAGCGCATGGGGCTGTTTGCCGGCTCCGGCGTGGGCAAGAGCGTGCTGCTGAGCATGATGACCCGCTTCACCAACGCCGATGTCATCGTGGTCGGGCTGGTCGGCGAACGTGGCCGGGAAGTGGTGGAGTTCGTGCAGAACAATCTCGGCGAGGAGGGACTGGCGCGATCCGTGGTGGTGGCCACGCCGGCCGATACCTCGCCGCTCATGCGCCTGCATGGCGCGCAGATGGCGACCGCCATCGCCGAACATTTCCGTGACCGGGGCCTGCAGGTGCTGCTGCTGATGGATTCCCTGACCCGTTATGCCCAGGCCCAGCGGGAGATCGCGCTGGCCATCGGCGAGCCGCCGGCCACCAAGGGTTATCCGCCGTCGGTGTTCGCGCGGCTGCCGCAGCTGGTGGAGCGCGCCGGCAACGGCGACGTCGGCGGTGGATCCATCACGGCCTTCTACACGGTGCTGGCCGAGGGCGACGACCAGAACGATCCTATCGCCGACGCGGCCCGCGCCATTCTCGATGGCCACATCGTGCTGTCGCGGCGGCTGGCCGAGTCCGGCCACTATCCGGCCATCGATATCGAGGCCTCCATCAGCCGCGCCATGACCGAGATCACCGATCCGCGCCATCTGGCCGCCGCGCGCCGCTTCCGCGAACTCTATGCCACCTACGAGCGCCACCGCGACCTGATCAGTGTGGGCGCCTACCAGGCCGGTTCCGATCCCCGCGTGGACGAGGCCATACGCTTCCATCCCGCACTGATGGATTTCCTTGCCCAGGACATGCACGAACAGGTGCCGCTGGTGGAGAGCCTGGACGATCTCGAGCGCCTGCTCGGCAACGCCATGCAGCCGGGGGGCGAGGCATGA
- a CDS encoding flagellar assembly protein FliH, with the protein MKSGNRILRGDDEGVAVEHWHLPEVSDGDTGDCAGGPLTASQLEEIQKAAYAEGFEQGRREGMEAGQRELTARVREFEALMQTLARPLEKLDETVEQELVTLALTVARHLVRRELKTDPGEVLGVVREAVSQLPVAEGRIQVHLHPEDAALVRETLSVNEQEQGWQIVEDPLMTRGGCRVQSQRSQIDATVENRLNAVIARVMGGERGSDEA; encoded by the coding sequence ATGAAGTCCGGCAACCGCATCCTGCGCGGGGACGACGAAGGCGTTGCGGTCGAGCACTGGCATCTGCCCGAGGTGTCCGACGGCGACACCGGTGATTGTGCCGGCGGGCCGCTGACCGCGAGCCAGCTCGAGGAAATCCAGAAGGCCGCGTACGCCGAGGGTTTCGAGCAGGGCCGGCGCGAGGGCATGGAGGCGGGACAGCGCGAGCTGACCGCGCGGGTGCGCGAGTTCGAGGCCCTGATGCAGACCCTGGCCCGGCCGCTGGAGAAGCTCGACGAGACGGTGGAGCAGGAACTGGTCACCCTGGCGCTGACCGTGGCCCGCCACCTGGTCCGCCGCGAGCTGAAGACCGATCCCGGCGAGGTGCTGGGCGTGGTGCGCGAGGCAGTGTCGCAGCTGCCGGTGGCGGAGGGCCGGATCCAGGTGCACCTTCACCCGGAAGATGCCGCGCTGGTGCGCGAGACGCTGTCGGTGAACGAACAGGAACAGGGCTGGCAGATCGTCGAGGATCCGCTGATGACACGCGGCGGTTGCCGGGTGCAGAGCCAGCGCTCGCAGATCGATGCCACCGTCGAGAACCGGCTCAATGCCGTCATCGCCCGGGTGATGGGCGGCGAGCGCGGGAGTGACGAGGCGTGA
- the fliG gene encoding flagellar motor switch protein FliG, whose amino-acid sequence MAEAPGKLSGTERAAIFLLSLGEDAASEILKHMGPKEVQKVGAAMAAMTNVTSEQVVEVMTDFSEAVAHQTALGVGSEEYIRKVMIDALGEEKASSMIDRILLGRNTKGLEQLKWMDARAVAEIIRLEHPQIMAIVLSYLDADHAAEVISFLPERVRVDVLLRIATLDGIQPSALQELDDILERQFSGNQNNVKSSGVGGVKSAADILNFVDSSIEAEIMEMIKDNDAELGQQIQDLMFVFDNLAEVDDQGIQALLREVSSDTLIIALKGADDAVKEKIFKNMSKRASEMLRDDLEAKGPVRLSEVEAAQKEILSIARRMAEAGDIMLGGKGAEEFV is encoded by the coding sequence ATGGCTGAGGCACCGGGCAAGCTCTCCGGCACCGAGCGCGCGGCGATCTTTCTGCTGTCGCTGGGCGAGGATGCCGCCTCCGAGATCCTCAAGCACATGGGGCCAAAGGAGGTGCAGAAGGTCGGTGCCGCCATGGCGGCGATGACCAACGTGACCAGCGAGCAGGTGGTCGAGGTGATGACCGACTTCAGTGAAGCGGTCGCCCACCAGACCGCCCTCGGTGTCGGCTCCGAGGAATATATCCGCAAGGTGATGATCGATGCCCTGGGCGAGGAGAAGGCGTCCAGCATGATCGATCGTATCCTGCTGGGCCGCAATACCAAGGGGCTGGAGCAGCTGAAGTGGATGGATGCGCGTGCCGTGGCCGAGATCATCCGCCTCGAGCATCCCCAGATCATGGCCATCGTGCTGTCCTATCTGGATGCCGATCACGCCGCCGAGGTCATCAGCTTCCTGCCGGAGCGGGTGCGGGTGGACGTACTGCTGCGTATCGCCACCCTGGACGGCATCCAGCCCTCCGCGCTGCAGGAGCTGGACGACATCCTCGAGCGCCAGTTCAGCGGCAACCAGAACAACGTCAAGTCCTCGGGCGTCGGCGGCGTCAAGTCGGCGGCGGACATCCTAAACTTCGTCGACAGCTCGATCGAGGCCGAGATCATGGAAATGATCAAGGACAACGATGCCGAGCTGGGCCAGCAGATACAGGACCTGATGTTCGTGTTCGACAACCTCGCCGAGGTCGACGACCAGGGCATCCAGGCGCTGCTGCGCGAGGTGTCCTCCGACACCCTCATCATCGCGCTCAAGGGCGCCGACGATGCGGTCAAGGAAAAGATCTTCAAGAACATGTCCAAGCGCGCGTCCGAGATGCTGCGCGACGACCTGGAGGCCAAGGGGCCGGTGCGCCTGTCCGAGGTCGAGGCGGCGCAGAAGGAAATCCTCTCCATCGCCCGGCGCATGGCCGAGGCCGGCGACATCATGCTCGGCGGCAAGGGTGCCGAGGAGTTCGTGTGA
- the fliF gene encoding flagellar basal-body MS-ring/collar protein FliF: MALVQAETVHGFAGLTPMRQVGLLIGLAASVALGVAIVLWSQQPTYSLLYGNLSERDASQVMGALQKSGIPYKIDTATGALMVPAAQVHEARLKLAADGLPKGSGAGFELLSEDQGFGTSQFIETARYQHALEGELSRTIATLQHVREARVHLAIPKRSVFLRRQEKPSASVVMNLYSGRTLSDDQVAAIVHLVASSVPRLTANDVTVVDQAGNLLSTRDDSGFGMTSTQFAYNRKLEQTYARRIENLLEPLVGSAGVRAKVAAELDFTQVEKTQESYNPDLPALRSEQVIEEQNGSGGAAVGVPGALSNQPPGGGVAPGVAADALSEGAAGVGGNSSRRATRNYELDKTISHTRLATGSVRRLSVAVVIDDKQTLDADGKPVRAPWSDEEIAKFTTLIKEAIGFNAQRGDSVQVINQSFQPPPEVEPLPEPGLLEQPWVWNVAKQAIGALGVLILIFGVIKPVMRNLAERGAAEREALAAAAAAAAQLPEGGEEGQAQLAAPDGGAALAGPSHEDHVAMARNMVKEDPKRVAQLMKNWVSDDG, from the coding sequence ATGGCACTGGTACAAGCGGAAACGGTACACGGCTTTGCCGGGCTCACGCCCATGCGCCAGGTCGGCCTGCTGATCGGGCTGGCCGCCAGTGTCGCGCTGGGCGTGGCCATCGTGCTCTGGTCGCAGCAGCCCACCTACAGCCTGCTGTACGGCAACCTGTCGGAGCGGGATGCCAGCCAGGTGATGGGCGCGCTGCAGAAGTCGGGCATCCCGTACAAGATCGACACGGCCACCGGCGCGCTCATGGTGCCGGCGGCCCAGGTGCACGAGGCGCGGCTCAAGCTGGCCGCCGACGGCCTGCCCAAGGGCAGCGGCGCCGGATTCGAGCTGTTGTCGGAGGACCAGGGCTTCGGCACCAGCCAGTTCATCGAGACCGCCCGCTACCAGCATGCGTTGGAAGGGGAGCTGAGCCGCACCATCGCCACCCTGCAGCACGTGCGCGAGGCCCGGGTGCATCTCGCCATTCCCAAGCGTTCCGTGTTCCTGCGCCGGCAGGAGAAGCCCAGCGCCTCGGTGGTGATGAACCTGTATTCGGGACGTACGCTGAGCGACGATCAGGTGGCGGCCATCGTGCACCTGGTGGCCTCCAGCGTGCCGCGCCTGACCGCCAACGATGTCACCGTGGTCGACCAGGCCGGCAACCTGCTGTCCACCCGCGACGACAGCGGCTTCGGCATGACCTCCACCCAGTTCGCCTACAACCGCAAGCTGGAGCAGACCTACGCCCGGCGCATCGAGAACCTGCTCGAGCCCTTGGTCGGCAGCGCCGGCGTGCGCGCCAAGGTCGCCGCGGAGCTGGACTTCACCCAGGTCGAGAAGACCCAGGAAAGCTACAACCCCGACCTGCCGGCGCTGCGCAGCGAGCAGGTGATCGAGGAACAGAACGGCAGCGGCGGTGCCGCGGTGGGTGTGCCCGGCGCGCTGTCCAACCAGCCTCCGGGCGGGGGCGTTGCGCCCGGCGTGGCAGCCGATGCCCTGAGCGAAGGCGCAGCCGGGGTCGGCGGCAACAGCAGCCGGCGCGCCACCCGCAACTACGAGCTGGACAAGACCATCAGCCACACCCGGCTGGCCACCGGGTCGGTGCGCCGGCTGTCGGTGGCGGTGGTGATCGACGACAAGCAGACCCTCGACGCCGACGGCAAGCCGGTGCGCGCGCCCTGGAGCGATGAGGAGATCGCCAAGTTCACCACCCTGATCAAGGAGGCCATCGGCTTCAACGCCCAGCGGGGCGACAGCGTGCAGGTGATCAACCAGTCCTTCCAGCCGCCGCCCGAGGTGGAGCCGCTGCCCGAGCCCGGTTTGCTGGAGCAGCCTTGGGTGTGGAATGTCGCCAAGCAGGCGATCGGGGCCCTGGGCGTGCTGATCCTCATCTTCGGTGTCATCAAGCCGGTGATGCGCAACCTGGCCGAGCGCGGTGCCGCCGAGCGTGAGGCACTCGCCGCCGCGGCCGCTGCGGCCGCCCAGCTCCCTGAAGGCGGCGAGGAGGGTCAGGCGCAGCTCGCCGCTCCGGATGGCGGCGCTGCGCTGGCCGGACCCAGTCACGAGGACCATGTGGCCATGGCGCGCAACATGGTCAAGGAAGATCCCAAGCGGGTGGCGCAGCTGATGAAGAACTGGGTGAGTGACGATGGCTGA
- the fliE gene encoding flagellar hook-basal body complex protein FliE, which yields MSEIDVNQLLDQMRAMAATAQAGGKPAPAADKQGADFAALLAQSINQVNEQKKAAGAMANAFAKGDPNVDLTDVMVQLQKASVSFQAMTQVRNKLVEAYQQVMNMSM from the coding sequence ATGAGCGAAATCGACGTCAATCAGCTACTTGACCAGATGCGGGCAATGGCGGCCACGGCCCAGGCCGGCGGCAAGCCGGCGCCGGCCGCGGACAAGCAGGGGGCGGACTTTGCCGCCCTGCTGGCACAGTCCATCAACCAAGTCAACGAACAGAAGAAGGCCGCCGGCGCCATGGCCAACGCCTTCGCCAAGGGCGATCCGAACGTGGATCTCACCGACGTGATGGTGCAGTTGCAGAAGGCGAGCGTGTCCTTCCAGGCCATGACCCAGGTGCGCAACAAGCTGGTGGAGGCCTACCAGCAAGTCATGAACATGAGCATGTAA
- a CDS encoding sigma-54-dependent transcriptional regulator produces MQDSAAVLIVEDDPSLSEALCDTLELAGIPARAAGDGRSALEILAREPIGMVVSDVQMPELDGHRLLRQIRSRQPHLPVVLMTAYGTVQKAVEAMRLGASDYLLKPFEAEVLVDMVNRYLPRATDSDAGLVAEDAHTRSLAALAERVAETDATVMITGESGTGKEVFARYIHDHSDRREGPFVAINCAAIPENMLEAVLFGYEKGAFTGAYQSRAGKFEQAQGGTLLLDEISEMDLGLQAKLLRVLQEREVERLGGKETIRLDVRVLATSNRVMREAVAAGRFREDLFYRLNVFPLHLRPLRERPADILPLARQLLARHTPAGRPVPALCPDAEARLLAHAWPGNVRELENVLQRAIILMSGDCIEAGDLHFEAEALGGVEGLGAGHIEAPDTGRGERLGEDLRSREHRLILAALASTDSRKAAAEQLGISPRTLRYKLARMREAGIQVPR; encoded by the coding sequence ATGCAAGATTCCGCAGCCGTTCTGATCGTCGAAGACGACCCTTCGCTGAGCGAGGCCCTGTGCGACACCCTGGAGCTGGCCGGCATTCCGGCGCGCGCGGCGGGCGATGGCCGCAGCGCGCTGGAGATCCTGGCGCGCGAGCCGATCGGCATGGTGGTCAGCGATGTGCAGATGCCGGAGCTGGACGGCCACCGCCTGCTCCGGCAGATCCGCAGTCGCCAGCCGCATCTGCCGGTGGTGCTGATGACTGCCTACGGCACGGTACAGAAGGCCGTGGAGGCCATGCGCCTGGGCGCGTCCGACTACCTGCTCAAGCCCTTCGAGGCCGAGGTGCTGGTGGACATGGTGAACCGCTACCTGCCGCGGGCCACGGACAGTGATGCCGGCCTGGTGGCCGAGGACGCCCATACCCGGTCGCTGGCGGCGCTGGCCGAGCGCGTGGCCGAGACCGACGCCACGGTGATGATCACCGGCGAGTCCGGCACCGGCAAGGAGGTCTTCGCCCGTTACATCCATGACCATTCCGATCGTCGCGAGGGTCCCTTCGTCGCCATCAACTGCGCGGCGATTCCCGAGAACATGCTGGAGGCGGTGCTGTTCGGCTACGAAAAGGGTGCCTTCACCGGCGCCTACCAGAGCCGCGCCGGCAAGTTCGAGCAGGCCCAGGGCGGCACCCTGCTGCTCGACGAAATCTCGGAAATGGATCTCGGCCTGCAGGCCAAGCTGCTGCGGGTGCTGCAGGAGCGCGAGGTCGAGCGCCTCGGCGGCAAGGAAACCATCCGCCTCGACGTGCGCGTGCTGGCCACTTCCAATCGCGTCATGCGCGAGGCAGTGGCCGCCGGCCGCTTCCGCGAGGACCTGTTCTATCGCCTCAACGTCTTTCCCCTGCACCTGCGCCCGCTGCGCGAGCGCCCGGCCGACATCCTGCCGCTGGCCCGGCAATTGCTCGCGCGCCACACGCCGGCCGGTCGGCCGGTGCCGGCGCTGTGCCCCGACGCCGAGGCCCGGCTGCTGGCGCATGCCTGGCCCGGCAATGTGCGCGAGCTGGAGAATGTGCTGCAGCGCGCCATCATCCTGATGAGCGGGGACTGCATCGAGGCCGGCGACCTGCATTTCGAGGCCGAGGCCCTGGGTGGCGTCGAAGGTCTTGGGGCCGGCCACATCGAAGCGCCCGACACCGGGCGCGGCGAGCGCCTCGGCGAGGACCTGCGCAGCCGGGAACACCGGCTGATCCTGGCCGCGCTGGCCAGTACCGACAGCCGCAAGGCCGCCGCCGAGCAGCTCGGCATCAGCCCGCGCACCCTGCGCTACAAGCTGGCGCGGATGCGCGAGGCGGGCATCCAGGTCCCGCGCTGA
- a CDS encoding sensor histidine kinase, producing MNQAEQPNAQTLADAFLAFNRMSAALESSYRDLEQRAAALAEELAATRSERLALADRLETLLATLPGAVLHIDGDGRIREANAAARVWFGGELTGQVWQRVLSVRGARLRGNELALADGRRVSMARRDLAQGDGCILLLTDVTEQRQLEEALERQQRLSAIGEMAAGLAHQIRTPLSAALLYAGQLGHARLDAARQARFRNKLVERLRHLERLVNDMLAFARGGEVAQGGFALQDLVATLAARSEAALAAAGACLRCRLPDALAEFVLPGSVDMLGAALANLVENALQAGADAIEVTAGDDAGFLILEVADNGPGIAEADRERVFEPFYTTRSEGTGLGLAVVRNTVEAHGGRIRVRPAETGARFEIRLPRAAAEPLPTDSTTGMAPLAAHTAGRLSQGAR from the coding sequence ATGAACCAGGCCGAACAGCCGAATGCCCAGACCCTCGCCGACGCCTTCCTGGCGTTCAACCGCATGTCCGCGGCACTGGAGTCTTCCTACCGGGACCTGGAGCAGCGGGCCGCGGCACTGGCGGAGGAACTGGCGGCGACCCGCTCCGAGCGCCTGGCGCTGGCCGACAGGCTGGAGACGCTGCTGGCGACCTTGCCCGGCGCGGTGCTGCACATCGATGGCGACGGCCGTATCCGCGAGGCCAATGCCGCCGCCCGCGTCTGGTTCGGCGGCGAGCTGACCGGCCAGGTCTGGCAGCGGGTACTGTCGGTCCGGGGCGCGCGGCTGCGCGGCAACGAACTGGCGCTGGCCGACGGCCGCCGGGTGAGCATGGCGCGGCGCGACCTGGCCCAGGGCGACGGCTGCATCCTGCTGCTCACCGATGTCACGGAACAGCGCCAGCTCGAGGAGGCGCTGGAAAGGCAGCAGCGCCTGAGCGCCATCGGCGAGATGGCCGCCGGGCTGGCCCACCAGATCCGTACCCCGCTGTCCGCCGCGCTGCTCTATGCCGGTCAGCTCGGTCACGCCCGCCTCGATGCCGCGCGCCAGGCGCGTTTCCGCAACAAGCTGGTCGAGCGCCTGCGTCATCTGGAACGCCTGGTCAATGACATGCTCGCCTTCGCCCGGGGCGGCGAGGTGGCGCAGGGCGGTTTTGCCCTGCAGGATCTGGTCGCGACGCTGGCGGCGCGCAGCGAGGCCGCACTCGCCGCCGCCGGGGCATGCCTGCGCTGCCGCTTGCCCGACGCGCTGGCCGAATTCGTATTGCCCGGCAGTGTGGACATGCTGGGGGCGGCGCTGGCCAACCTGGTCGAGAACGCTCTGCAGGCCGGTGCCGATGCCATCGAGGTCACGGCAGGCGATGACGCGGGTTTTCTGATTCTGGAAGTGGCCGACAACGGTCCCGGCATCGCCGAGGCCGATCGCGAGCGCGTATTCGAGCCCTTCTACACCACCCGGAGCGAAGGCACCGGCCTGGGGCTGGCCGTGGTGCGCAACACGGTGGAGGCCCATGGCGGCCGTATCCGTGTGCGGCCGGCCGAGACCGGCGCCCGCTTCGAGATCCGCCTGCCGCGCGCGGCGGCCGAACCCCTGCCCACCGATTCCACCACCGGCATGGCGCCGCTTGCGGCGCACACGGCCGGTCGACTCTCCCAAGGAGCCCGATGA
- a CDS encoding sigma-54 dependent transcriptional regulator, giving the protein MSLDGKVLIIEADGERAQQLRAVLEFIDRDAEIVAGCEAWQEAAGKPEALLAVLVGGCETDTQLERLLQQIHDFDPHLPIFLLAEKGKEPTVAIDAGSAILGRVEMPPRYSQLTNALHQAEVYRESHQAAGRQRPVDLFRSLVGSSRAIQTVRKHIQQVADSDATVLILGESGTGKEVVARNLHYYSARRDKPFVPINCGAIPGDLLESELFGHEKGAFTGAISARQGRFEMAEGGTLFLDEIGDMSLPMQVKLLRVLQERTFERVGSNKSIEANVRIIAATHRNLEEAVKEGKFREDLFYRLNVFPIEMPPLRERVEDIPLLVNELIRRIEHEKRGSVRLTSAAVMSLCQYTWPGNVRELANLIERLAILYPFGVVDVAELPEKFQTEDALAEARAKKAAEDQLVLNPTPIEYQEPRLPRGGIDLKEHLSNLEQSFIKQALDDADGVVAHAAKRLGMRRTTLVEKLRKYGLQRANA; this is encoded by the coding sequence ATGTCGCTGGATGGCAAGGTACTCATCATCGAGGCAGACGGGGAGCGCGCGCAGCAGTTGCGGGCGGTGCTCGAATTCATCGATCGCGACGCGGAGATCGTCGCGGGCTGCGAGGCCTGGCAGGAAGCGGCAGGCAAGCCCGAGGCACTGCTGGCGGTGCTGGTCGGCGGTTGCGAGACCGACACCCAGCTCGAGCGCCTGTTGCAGCAGATTCACGACTTCGACCCCCATTTGCCCATCTTCCTGCTGGCCGAGAAGGGCAAGGAGCCGACAGTGGCCATCGATGCCGGCTCGGCTATCCTGGGTCGCGTCGAAATGCCACCGCGCTACAGCCAGTTGACCAACGCCCTGCACCAGGCCGAGGTCTACCGCGAATCCCATCAGGCCGCCGGCCGCCAGCGCCCGGTGGATCTGTTCCGCAGCCTGGTCGGCAGCTCCCGCGCCATCCAGACGGTGCGCAAGCACATCCAGCAGGTGGCGGATTCCGACGCCACCGTGCTCATCCTCGGCGAGTCCGGCACCGGCAAGGAGGTGGTGGCGCGCAACCTCCACTACTACTCCGCGCGTCGTGACAAGCCCTTCGTGCCCATCAACTGCGGCGCCATTCCGGGGGATCTGCTCGAATCCGAGCTGTTCGGTCACGAGAAGGGTGCCTTCACTGGCGCCATCTCCGCCCGCCAGGGCCGCTTCGAGATGGCAGAGGGCGGCACCCTGTTCCTCGACGAGATCGGCGACATGAGCCTGCCCATGCAGGTCAAGCTGTTGCGCGTGCTGCAGGAGCGCACCTTCGAGCGGGTGGGCAGCAACAAGAGCATCGAGGCCAATGTCCGCATCATTGCCGCCACCCACCGCAACCTCGAGGAGGCGGTGAAGGAAGGCAAGTTCCGCGAGGATCTCTTCTATCGCCTGAACGTCTTCCCCATCGAGATGCCCCCGCTGCGCGAGCGGGTGGAGGACATCCCGCTGCTGGTCAACGAACTCATCCGCCGCATCGAGCACGAGAAGCGCGGCTCGGTGCGCCTGACCTCCGCCGCCGTCATGTCGCTGTGCCAGTACACCTGGCCGGGCAACGTGCGCGAGCTGGCCAACCTGATCGAGCGGCTGGCCATCCTCTATCCCTTCGGCGTGGTGGACGTGGCCGAGCTGCCGGAGAAGTTCCAGACCGAGGATGCGCTGGCCGAGGCCAGGGCCAAGAAGGCGGCCGAGGATCAGCTGGTGCTCAACCCCACCCCCATCGAGTACCAGGAGCCGCGCCTGCCGCGCGGCGGCATCGATCTCAAGGAACACCTGAGCAATCTCGAACAGAGCTTCATCAAGCAGGCGCTGGACGATGCCGACGGCGTGGTGGCCCATGCCGCCAAGCGGCTCGGCATGCGCCGCACCACGCTGGTCGAGAAGCTGCGCAAGTACGGCCTGCAGCGCGCCAACGCCTGA